Proteins encoded by one window of Aphis gossypii isolate Hap1 chromosome X, ASM2018417v2, whole genome shotgun sequence:
- the LOC114132892 gene encoding uncharacterized protein LOC114132892 yields the protein MSKEIIPIESIPQKPNDSNSMDYEVVRNDDVVVHEDVLDLSIKCKSVISSHTVDIPHITSIIQESENYYLKKENEAMQLKLSHLSVSFNYENLSQNNELLQSYTGLPNNEIFMCLYNLLKNAEIHYHFQWKVEGINRQDQLLITLMKLRHNFPHFDLATRFKCSNGTITNIVITWINVLHNVLFLQCMNKIPSRHKNQTCLPNCFKPFFNCRIIIDCTEIYTSVSWQSMNIQRDTYSNYKHRNTWKILLGISPNGVVTFVSNLFPGSTSDKIITLKSGLLDQLVPGDLILADKGFLIRDILPPGVSLNLPPFLDTPQFTPEQVLQTETIAKARIHVERAIQRIKCYSILNFIPSKMLKQAEQIFKVIAALTNLQHPLIQEVQDKM from the exons atgtctaaagaAATAATACCGATAGAATCCATACCACAAAAACCAAATGATTCAAACTCAATGGATTATGAGGTAGTTCGAAATGATGATGTAGTTGTTCATGAAGATGTTCTAGATCtgtcaataaaatgtaaatcagttattag TTCACATACGGTTGATATTCCACACATAACATCAATTATTCAAGAATCTGAAAACTATTACctcaaaaaagaaaatgaagCTATGCAATTAAAGTTAAGCCATTTAAgtgtttcatttaattatgaaaacttGAGTCAAAACAACGAACTGTTACAGTCTTATACTGGCTTacctaataatgaaatatttatgtgtttgtataatttattgaaaaatgcaGAAATTCACTACCATTTCCAGTGGAAAGTTGAGGGTATAAATAGACAAGATCAACTACTTATAACTCTTATGAAATTAAGACACAATTTTCCACATTTTGACTTAGCTACAAGATTCAAGTGTAGTAATGGCACTATTACTAACATTGTAATAACTTGGAttaatgttttacataatGTACTGTTTTTACAATGCATGAATAAAATTCCATCTAGACACAAAAACCAAACATGTTTACCTAATTGTTTTAAGCCTTTTTTTAACTGCCGAATCATAATAGACTGTACAGAAATATATACATCAGTATCCTGGCAATCTATGAACATACAAAGAGATACTTATAGCAATTACAAACATAGAAATACTTGGAAAATTCTTTTGGGAATTTCACCAAATGGTGTAGTTACTTTTGTTAGCAACCTATTTCCAGGTTCTACatctgataaaataataacattaaaaagtgGGCTTTTAGATCAATTAGTTCCTGGAGATCTTATTTTAGCTGACAAAGGTTTTTTAATAAGAGATATATTACCCCCTGGAGTATCTTTAAATCTACCTCCCTTTTTAGATACTCCTCAGTTTACACCTGAACAAGTGCTACAAACTGAAACGATAGCTAAAGCAAGGATCCATGTTGAAAGAGCGATACAACggataaaatgttattcaattttaaacttcattccttctaaaatgttgaaacaagcagaacaaatttttaaagttattgctgcacttacaaatttacaacatCCACTTATTCAAGAAGTCCaagataaaatgtaa